In Halobaculum limi, one DNA window encodes the following:
- a CDS encoding PGF-CTERM-anchored ABC transporter substrate-binding protein — translation MNASRITTLLVVSLLLVSAVPAVAATGSAGSASTATTTDVGAHALASAQTQTTCTFPVSATDATGTEVTLDERPERVTTLNPSAAQTMWEIGGESQVVGVTQYASYLDGADAKTNVSGSGFGASVEKVVGTSPDLVLAPNTTSTETVRSLRDAGLTVFHFSTATTIEDVREKTTLIGQLTGNCEGAAEANAWMMANVETAREATADGEDVRVLYPLGGGYVAGTDTYIDAMLSVSGGANVAAERNLTGYPQVNSEVLLELAPEYLVVTESSSYLLGQEPYTSMPAVEDNNTVSVDSNWMTQPAPRSVVTGVRTLTRGFHPDAAANAEFETRAEAVAAMATPTATATESQPITDSPTAVDDTPASSPTETTGPGFGVALAVLAVLGSALLARRER, via the coding sequence GTGAACGCATCACGGATCACGACGCTGTTGGTCGTCTCGTTGCTGCTCGTCTCGGCGGTACCTGCGGTCGCTGCCACCGGATCTGCCGGGAGCGCGAGCACAGCGACGACGACCGACGTGGGCGCACACGCGCTCGCATCGGCACAGACACAGACTACGTGTACGTTCCCCGTCTCGGCGACTGACGCCACGGGGACGGAGGTAACGTTGGACGAACGCCCCGAGCGGGTGACGACGTTGAACCCGAGCGCCGCCCAGACGATGTGGGAGATCGGCGGCGAGTCGCAGGTGGTCGGCGTGACCCAGTACGCCTCGTACCTGGACGGTGCTGACGCGAAGACGAACGTCTCTGGTTCCGGCTTCGGTGCGAGCGTCGAGAAGGTCGTGGGAACGAGCCCCGACCTGGTGCTCGCGCCGAACACGACCTCGACCGAGACGGTTCGATCGCTTCGGGACGCGGGGCTGACGGTGTTCCACTTCTCGACGGCGACCACCATCGAGGATGTCCGCGAGAAGACGACGCTCATCGGGCAGTTGACCGGCAACTGCGAGGGCGCCGCCGAGGCGAACGCCTGGATGATGGCGAACGTCGAGACGGCACGCGAGGCGACCGCCGACGGTGAGGACGTTCGCGTGCTGTACCCGCTCGGCGGCGGCTACGTCGCCGGCACGGACACGTACATCGACGCGATGCTGTCCGTCTCGGGCGGCGCGAACGTCGCTGCCGAGCGTAATCTGACCGGCTATCCGCAGGTCAACAGTGAGGTCCTCCTCGAGTTGGCTCCTGAGTATCTCGTCGTCACCGAGTCGTCGTCGTACCTCCTCGGACAGGAACCGTACACGAGTATGCCTGCCGTCGAGGACAACAACACGGTCAGCGTCGACAGCAACTGGATGACGCAGCCAGCGCCGCGGTCGGTCGTGACCGGCGTACGGACGCTGACGCGCGGCTTCCACCCCGACGCGGCGGCGAACGCCGAGTTCGAAACCCGCGCGGAGGCGGTCGCGGCGATGGCGACCCCGACCGCCACGGCGACCGAGAGCCAACCGATCACCGACTCGCCGACCGCCGTCGACGACACGCCGGCGAGTTCGCCCACCGAGACCACCGGCCCCGGATTCGGCGTCGCGCTGGCGGTGTTGGCGGTCCTCGGGTCGGCGTTGCTCGCGCGGCGCGAGCGGTAA
- the btuC gene encoding vitamin B12 ABC transporter permease BtuC: MTRVWRRTAAYSVGLFAVLVAAVTVSAGIGPVSVPARTVVAVVANAVVVPAGVEWVSAGGAGGPLTAGLPLRVQFAHPFAFAVSDTHEAIVMRVRLPRILLAAFVGIALAAAGTVMQGFFRNPMADPGVIGVSSGAAVGAVSWIVASSALLSLVGPLRPFLADGAGLQIAAFCGALVAGFGVYLIASRDGRTPVATLLLAGVAVQTFLGAVVSYLLLRSGESIRRVTYWLMGHLSGATWAEVAVAAVLVPALTLVLFAYARDLNVLLLGESDAVALGVDAERSKRALLAISSVLTGAAVAVSGVIGFVGLIVPHGVRLLVGPDHRILLPTSALAGGSFLVAADTVARSGLAELPVGIVTAAAGAPFFLYLLRTREVYAL; the protein is encoded by the coding sequence GTGACACGCGTCTGGCGTCGAACGGCCGCCTACTCGGTGGGCCTGTTCGCGGTGTTGGTCGCCGCAGTGACCGTGAGCGCCGGCATTGGCCCGGTCTCGGTGCCCGCGCGGACAGTCGTCGCAGTCGTCGCCAACGCCGTCGTCGTCCCCGCGGGCGTCGAGTGGGTAAGCGCCGGCGGCGCGGGCGGTCCCCTGACTGCGGGACTGCCGCTTCGGGTGCAGTTCGCGCATCCGTTCGCGTTCGCCGTCTCCGACACCCACGAGGCCATCGTAATGCGCGTGCGCCTGCCGCGCATCCTGCTGGCGGCGTTCGTCGGCATCGCCCTCGCTGCTGCGGGAACGGTGATGCAGGGCTTCTTCCGCAACCCGATGGCCGACCCCGGCGTCATCGGCGTCTCCTCTGGCGCCGCGGTGGGCGCGGTGTCGTGGATCGTCGCCTCCTCGGCGCTCCTCTCGCTGGTTGGGCCCCTTCGGCCGTTCTTGGCCGACGGCGCAGGACTCCAGATCGCCGCCTTCTGTGGGGCGCTCGTCGCCGGGTTCGGCGTCTACCTCATCGCCTCTCGAGACGGTCGGACGCCGGTCGCGACGCTGTTGCTCGCTGGCGTCGCCGTCCAGACGTTCCTCGGCGCGGTCGTCTCGTATCTCCTCCTGCGCTCGGGTGAGTCGATCCGCCGGGTGACGTACTGGCTGATGGGGCACTTGAGCGGGGCGACGTGGGCGGAAGTGGCGGTCGCGGCCGTCCTCGTCCCGGCGCTGACACTTGTGCTGTTCGCGTACGCCCGCGACCTGAACGTCCTCCTGTTGGGTGAGTCGGACGCCGTCGCCCTCGGCGTCGACGCCGAGCGAAGTAAGCGGGCGCTGCTCGCCATCTCGTCGGTGCTGACGGGCGCTGCGGTCGCCGTTTCCGGCGTCATCGGCTTCGTCGGCCTCATCGTCCCCCACGGGGTACGCCTGCTCGTGGGGCCGGACCACCGGATCCTCCTGCCGACGAGTGCGCTCGCGGGCGGGAGTTTCCTCGTCGCTGCGGATACGGTCGCCCGGTCGGGGCTTGCAGAACTGCCGGTCGGCATCGTCACCGCCGCCGCGGGCGCACCGTTCTTCCTGTACCTGCTTCGGACGCGGGAGGTGTACGCGCTGTGA
- a CDS encoding ABC transporter ATP-binding protein produces MSDSGGTETTEEAGDTPLIDVRDLVVSRGGECILDGVSVSVDRGELVGLVGPNGAGKTTLIAACNGTLAFDSGSILLDGRERTTLSQREVARLVATVPQETNTAFEFDVETVVEMGRTAYVSRFGTTTDDDRAAVRRAMERAEVSEFADRSVTTLSGGERQRVLFARALAAETPALLLDEPTASLDINHQLRTLELVREAVDDGKAALAAIHDLNLAARVCDRLVLLANGRVRATGSPREVLAADAIDEAFGVRTAVNDDPAVGSPMVTALRDDDVAPWNGRAE; encoded by the coding sequence GTGAGCGACTCCGGCGGAACCGAGACGACCGAAGAGGCCGGAGACACACCCCTCATCGACGTCCGCGACCTCGTCGTCTCTCGCGGCGGCGAATGCATCCTCGACGGCGTCTCGGTGTCGGTCGACCGTGGCGAACTCGTCGGCCTCGTCGGCCCCAACGGCGCTGGCAAGACGACGCTCATCGCGGCGTGCAACGGCACGCTCGCGTTCGACAGCGGGTCGATCCTGCTTGATGGCCGAGAGCGAACGACCCTCTCTCAACGCGAGGTCGCTCGCCTCGTCGCGACCGTCCCGCAGGAGACGAACACCGCCTTCGAGTTCGACGTGGAGACGGTCGTGGAGATGGGCCGGACGGCCTACGTCTCGCGGTTCGGGACGACGACCGACGACGACCGCGCGGCGGTCCGCCGTGCGATGGAGCGGGCAGAGGTGTCCGAGTTCGCCGACCGCTCGGTGACGACACTGTCGGGCGGGGAACGCCAGCGGGTGCTGTTCGCGCGGGCGTTGGCCGCCGAGACGCCGGCGCTCCTGCTGGACGAACCGACCGCGAGTCTCGACATCAACCACCAACTCCGCACGCTCGAACTCGTGCGCGAGGCTGTCGACGACGGGAAGGCCGCGCTGGCGGCCATCCACGACCTGAACCTCGCCGCCCGCGTCTGCGACCGTCTCGTTCTCCTCGCGAACGGTCGCGTTCGCGCGACTGGGTCGCCGCGTGAGGTGCTCGCTGCCGACGCCATCGACGAGGCGTTCGGCGTCCGCACCGCCGTCAACGATGATCCTGCCGTCGGGTCACCGATGGTGACGGCGCTTCGAGACGACGACGTGGCACCCTGGAACGGCCGCGCGGAGTAA
- a CDS encoding class I SAM-dependent methyltransferase, with product MSTPCVRAPLESGEATRQALAEHDLLDGDREIAVEDGDIYVPVVDADAARDAGYDVVDRVTAERDGPTPPAEILGFEPTYERLGDVVIIDEDDPDRAREIADAIVESDVPCETVVNRASKVSGEFRVREWDVLYGDDTETVHREYGHEFALDIAEVYFSPRLATERHRVTEQVNDGERVVDMFAGVGPFAIPMAARGGDVLACDVNPAAIRYLRENAERNGVAERITLLEGDVRETTADYDGWADRVVMNLPHSADDFLDTAVRLASDDCVLHLYDIQHEDDPFGPGERAIREAAEPAGYEVEVLTRHEVRSYAPHELNVCLDVRIHRS from the coding sequence ATGTCTACGCCGTGTGTTCGCGCGCCCCTCGAGTCCGGCGAGGCGACGCGACAGGCGCTCGCGGAGCACGACCTCCTCGACGGCGACCGCGAAATCGCCGTCGAAGACGGTGACATCTACGTCCCCGTCGTCGACGCCGACGCCGCCCGCGACGCTGGCTACGACGTCGTCGACCGCGTGACGGCCGAACGCGACGGGCCGACGCCGCCCGCAGAGATCCTCGGCTTCGAACCCACCTACGAGCGGCTCGGCGACGTCGTGATCATCGACGAGGACGACCCCGACCGCGCCCGCGAGATAGCCGACGCCATCGTCGAGTCGGACGTGCCCTGCGAGACGGTCGTCAACCGCGCCTCGAAGGTGTCCGGCGAGTTCCGCGTGCGCGAGTGGGACGTGTTGTACGGCGACGACACCGAGACCGTCCACCGCGAGTACGGCCACGAGTTCGCCCTCGACATCGCGGAGGTGTACTTCTCGCCGCGCCTCGCCACCGAACGCCACCGAGTCACCGAACAGGTCAACGACGGAGAACGCGTCGTCGATATGTTCGCGGGCGTCGGCCCGTTCGCGATTCCGATGGCCGCCCGCGGTGGCGACGTCCTCGCGTGTGACGTGAACCCGGCCGCCATCCGATACCTCCGGGAGAACGCCGAGCGCAACGGCGTCGCAGAACGGATTACGCTGCTAGAGGGCGACGTGCGCGAGACGACCGCCGACTACGACGGCTGGGCCGACCGCGTCGTGATGAACCTCCCGCACAGCGCCGACGACTTCCTCGACACCGCCGTGCGCCTCGCGAGCGACGACTGCGTGCTCCACCTTTACGACATCCAGCACGAAGACGACCCGTTCGGTCCGGGCGAGCGTGCCATCCGCGAGGCCGCCGAGCCAGCGGGCTACGAAGTGGAGGTGCTGACGCGCCACGAGGTGCGCTCGTACGCGCCCCACGAACTCAACGTCTGTCTGGACGTGCGGATTCACCGGTCGTGA
- a CDS encoding DUF7333 family protein has protein sequence MEFDFARSVLPLAAIVAVAAVALTSVMTASTVFMMVLPSMIVFSVVAFFLGMKHGEFRASP, from the coding sequence ATGGAATTCGACTTCGCGCGCTCGGTGCTCCCGCTCGCTGCAATCGTCGCCGTCGCGGCGGTCGCGCTCACGTCCGTGATGACCGCCTCGACGGTGTTCATGATGGTCCTGCCCTCGATGATCGTCTTCTCGGTCGTCGCGTTCTTCCTCGGGATGAAACACGGCGAGTTCCGCGCCAGTCCCTGA
- a CDS encoding ATP-grasp domain-containing protein has translation MTLANGSVLVLDANGQAGLSLVRSLGRRGLSVTAGSHVRSSLGRLSRHSVGGYHHPDPHRSEQRFVDHLLEHLEASSYEVVFPVLDSTSAVCSRHKETLERTGTTVAVEDWERFAIPYDKARLFRLATSLPVRTPETWTPESPATVAALADDITYPVVVKPRSKTVWDSEGECHFTRVGDDNYADSPAELVETYERLLERHPVLAEEDHYPMVQARIPGSTTTTVVLADAGEILLHFQEERVRTYPASGGESTLLRPVHDPEMFEAAETIIRALEWTGPAMVEFMRTPAGESYLIEVNGRYWGSVPFAIESGVDIPWHHYRLLRGETVDPPDYTNPVPLFHRLLYGDVKWLSEQLRAGNPAAIAQFLWACFVAKQAFVSVNDPVPTLRSLVGVAAVGGRTAARRLRTVAARGGRSVAGPVPDDVVTPRGN, from the coding sequence ATGACTCTTGCCAATGGTTCGGTACTCGTACTCGATGCGAACGGGCAGGCTGGCCTCTCACTGGTCAGGTCGCTCGGTCGACGCGGACTGTCGGTGACTGCCGGGAGCCACGTACGCTCCTCGCTGGGGCGACTCTCGCGTCACAGCGTCGGCGGCTATCACCACCCGGACCCACACCGCTCGGAACAACGGTTCGTCGACCACCTCCTCGAACATCTGGAGGCGTCCTCGTACGAGGTGGTGTTCCCCGTACTGGACTCAACGTCGGCGGTGTGTTCGCGCCACAAGGAGACGCTCGAACGCACCGGAACGACCGTCGCCGTCGAAGACTGGGAGCGATTCGCCATCCCGTACGACAAGGCCCGACTGTTCCGACTGGCCACCTCGTTGCCCGTCCGCACGCCCGAGACGTGGACGCCCGAATCGCCGGCGACGGTGGCGGCGCTCGCGGACGACATCACCTACCCGGTGGTCGTGAAACCACGGAGCAAGACGGTGTGGGACTCGGAGGGCGAGTGTCACTTCACCCGCGTCGGTGACGACAACTACGCCGACTCACCGGCGGAACTGGTCGAGACGTACGAACGCCTCCTCGAACGCCACCCGGTGCTGGCAGAAGAAGACCACTACCCGATGGTCCAAGCGCGGATTCCGGGGTCGACGACGACGACGGTCGTCCTCGCCGACGCCGGTGAGATTCTCCTCCACTTCCAAGAAGAGCGTGTCCGCACGTACCCCGCTTCGGGCGGGGAGTCGACGCTGTTGCGCCCAGTTCACGACCCCGAGATGTTCGAGGCCGCCGAGACAATCATCCGGGCACTCGAGTGGACCGGCCCAGCGATGGTCGAGTTCATGCGCACGCCCGCCGGCGAGTCGTACCTCATCGAGGTGAACGGCCGCTACTGGGGGTCGGTGCCGTTCGCCATCGAGAGCGGCGTCGACATCCCGTGGCACCACTACCGCCTCCTCCGCGGCGAGACGGTCGACCCGCCGGATTACACCAATCCGGTTCCGCTGTTTCACCGACTCCTCTACGGCGACGTGAAATGGCTCTCCGAGCAACTGCGTGCCGGGAACCCGGCGGCTATCGCACAGTTCCTATGGGCGTGCTTTGTCGCGAAACAGGCGTTCGTCTCGGTGAACGACCCGGTGCCGACGCTCCGTTCGCTCGTTGGCGTCGCCGCCGTCGGCGGTCGAACGGCCGCGCGCCGCCTCCGAACGGTCGCTGCACGCGGCGGTCGGTCGGTCGCCGGGCCGGTCCCAGACGACGTGGTGACGCCACGTGGGAACTGA